In the genome of Pseudomonas fluorescens, the window GCTTTCCTGGGGAAACATCAGTCATAAATGCGCGGGAATCCGGATCGTCTGTCAAACGTATGCGTTTGCGAGCGGTTCACCAGCCGCCGCTACATAAAAACAAAGCCAGGGCGTAACTTAATGAGCGTAAGCAATCCAACCCTGATCACGTTCGTGATCTACATCGCAGCAATGGTGCTGATCGGCTTGATGGCCTATCGCTCCACCAACAACCTTTCCGACTACATTCTGGGCGGCCGTAGCCTGGGCAGCGTTGTGACCGCACTGTCCGCCGGTGCCTCCGACATGAGCGGCTGGTTGTTGATGGGCTTGCCCGGCGCGATCTACATGTCCGGCCTTTCCGAAAGCTGGATCGCCATCGGCCTGATCGTCGGCGCCTACCTGAACTGGCTGTTCGTCGCCGGCCGTCTGCGGGTGCAGACCGAGCACAACGGTGATGCACTGACCCTGCCGGACTACTTCGCCAGCCGTTTCGAAGACAAAAGCGGCCTGCTGCGGATCATCTCCGCGGTCGTGATCCTGGTGTTCTTCACCATCTACTGCGCTTCCGGCATCGTGGCCGGTGCCCGTCTGTTCGAAAGCACCTTCGGCATGTCCTACGAGACGGCGCTGTGGGCCGGTGCTGCGGCGACGATTGCCTACACCTTTATCGGCGGATTCCTGGCCGTGAGCTGGACCGATACCGTACAAGCCACCCTGATGATCTTCGCGTTGATCCTGACGCCGGTTATCGTGCTGCTGGCCACTGGCGGCGTCGACACCACGTTCCTGGCCATCGAAGCGCAAGATCCAAGCAACTTCGACATGCTCAAGGGCACCACTTTCATCGGCATCATCTCGCTGATGGGCTGGGGTCTGGGCTACTTCGGCCAGCCGCACATCCTGGCGCGTTTCATGGCTGCCGATTCGGTTAAATCGATCGCCAAGGCCCGTCGCATCTCCATGACCTGGATGATCCTGTGCCTGGGCGGCACCGTGGCAGTCGGCTTCTTCGGTATCGCCTACTTCTCGGCGCACCCGGACATGGCGGGCGCAGTCTCCGAGAACCACGAGCGTGTGTTCATCGAACTGGCCAAGATCCTCTTCAACCCATGGATCGCGGGTATCCTGCTGTCGGCCATTCTGGCTGCGGTGATGAGCACCCTGAGCTGCCAGTTGCTGGTGTGCTCGAGCGCCCTGACCGAAGACTTCTACAAGACCTTCCTGCGTAAATCCGCTTCCCAGGTTGAACTGGTGTGGGTCGGCCGTGCCATGGTGCTGTTGGTTGCCCTGGTTGCGATCGCCCTGGCGTCCAACCCGGAAAACCGTGTACTGGGTCTGGTGAGCTACGCCTGGGCCGGTTTCGGTGCCGCATTCGGTCCGGTCGTGCTGATCTCCGTGATCTGGAAAGACATGACCCGCAACGGCGCACTGGCCGGTATCCTGGTCGGCGCGATCACCGTGATCGTCTGGAAACACTTCGAACTGCTGGGCCTGTACGAAATCATCCCTGGCTTCATCTTCGCCAGCCTGGCGATCTACTTCGTCAGCAAAATGGGCACGCCGACTGCCGGCATGTTCCAGCGTTTTGCTGCTGCCGAGAATGATTACCGCCTGAACAAGTGATGAGTGATGGGTTGAACTCTTCCCATCCCTGATAAAAGAACGGCTCGCAGCTTTAACAGTGCGGGCTGTTTTTTTTTGCTTCTCCGATATCCGTGGTGCGAATTTTCCGGGCAGGGTCCTCGGACGTTTCCTTCAAAACGTAGTGGTTTTCATGAAGTGGTGCGAAGTGAGTTCCGTCGATAGTCTTTGGCGGTCACTGACAACTCAGTGGTGGGGTGTAGGAACCTCTCAAGGCCGATGGGAAGCACTTAGCGTCAATACTTGGTTTGCGGTCGTTTACATGCGCCCGTAAGATCAGTTGCGGCAGCTATGCGCGGGCACGCTTCGGCGTGGTCGGGTTTTCCCAAAGGTCTCGATATTCCTACCCCGCGCTTAGCTGCCACCCTGGCCTGTAGGAAGGCTGATGGCAGCTCCGATTCATCTTTGGGAGCTACTAATGAAAACAATTCACCCTGACCCACCTTACAAAAAACCAATCCCCCATCCCGACAACCGCTTCATGGCATTGACCAGCAACTGCACCGATATGCCCACCCTGTTCGTCGACACCCACGCGCCACTCGACATCCTCACCGACGCTGCCAACTATAGAATCCGCGCAGTCACCCAAGTGCTTGAGAACCTGTCCATGCGCGGTTCGATCGAGTGCGAGTCCTTCATCCTCAGCGATTTCGCCTTGCTCTGCGCTATTACGTTGCGCGATGGCTGTGATGTGCTGGATGTGGTTGGGCGGCGGTTGCGGGCGCGGCCTTTGGCGTAGCGCTAGGCGGCTTTTGTGGCGAGGGAGCTTGCTCCCGTTCAACTGCGTAGCAGTTGTAGAACAGGGGAGTGCAGTGTGTCAGAGCAAGCCGGGGTTCAGGTTTTGGGGCCGCTTCGCAGTCCAGCGGGAGCAAGCTCCCTCGCCACAGGGGAGTGGTTACGGCCACTCAGCCGCCAACCCCTGACTTGCCGGCCGGTAAAAGGTAAACTCCCCGGCCTTCGCAGGAGCAACCATGAATTATCGTCACGCCTTCCATGCCGGCAATCACGCCGATGTGTTCAAACACCTGACCTTGACCCGCCTCATCGCCCTGATGTCGCGCAAGGAGCAGCCGTTTGCCTATCTCGACACCCACGCTGGCATCGGTCTGTATGACCTTCAGGGTGACCAGGCCAACCGTACCGGTGAGTACCTGGAAGGCATTGCGCGTTTGTGGGATCAGCCGGATCTGCCGATCCTGACCGCTGATTACATGCAAGTGCTGCACGAGATGAACCCTGATGGCCAGTTGCGCTATTACCCGGGGTCGCCGGAGTTGGCGCGACGTCTGACTCGTCCGCAGGACCGTGTGTTGCTCAACGAGAAACACCCGGAAGACGGCGTGCTGCTCAAGGACAACATGGCCGGTGATCGCCGGGTCAAGGTGCACTTGGGTGAAGGCTGGCATGTGCCCCGGGCCTTGCTGCCGGTGCCGGAGAAGCGTGCGGTGATGTTGATCGATCCGCCGTTTGAGAAGCTCGACGAGATGCAGCGCTGTGCCGCGTCGTTGAAGGAAGCGATTGGCCGGATGCGCCAGACCGTGGCGGCTATCTGGTACCCGGTGAAGGATCAGCGCGCGCTGCGCCGCTTCTATCAGGACCTGGCCGGTACCGGCGCGCCGAAGTTGTTGCGGGTGGAGTTGCTGGTGCATCCGCTGGATACGCCGAACAGTCTGAACGGCTCAGGGCTGGCGATTGCCAATCCGCCGTGGGGGCTGGAGGAAGAGTTGCGTGAGCTGCTGCCGTGGTTGTCTGAGAAGCTGGGGCAGACCCAGGGTGGGTGGCGGATGGATTGGTTGATTGCCGAGAGTTGATCGGCAATCAACAACCTGTGGCGAGGGAGCTTGCTCCCGCTGGGGTGCGAAGCACCCCTAGAAACCGGTAACTGCGTTCTTTCAGTAAGAACCGGTTCTCCGGTTTTGCGATTGCTGCGCAACCGAGCGGGAGCAAGCTCCCTCGCCACAGTTCAGGGTTAGTTACCCGCCAGGCTCGGTGGCATGCACACGCCGGTACCGCCGATCCCGCAATAGCCTTCCGGGTTTTTCGCCAGGTACTGCTGGTGATACGTCTCGGCAAAGTAGACGGTCGGAGCCTGGTCGATTTCGGTGCTGATTTCACCGAGACCGGCCTTGGACAGCTCGGCCTGGTAGGTTTCCTTGCTCTTGAGCGCCGCGTCCAGTTGTTCCTGGCTAGTGGCGTAGATCACCGAACGGTACTGGGTGCCGATGTCATTGCCCTGGCGCATGCCTTGCGTCGGGTTGTGCAGTTCCCAGAACATCACCAGCAGTTCTTCGTAGCTGACCTTGGCCTTGTCATACACCACCAGCACCACTTCGGTGTGGCCGGTCAGGCCCGAGCAGACTTCTTCGTAGGTCGGGTTCGGCGTGAAACCGCCGGCGTAGCCGACTACGGTGCTGACCACGCCTTCACGCTGCCAGAAGCGGCGTTCCGCGCCCCAGAAGCAGCCGAGGCCGAAGATCGCGAAGTCGACATCTTCGAAGAACGGGCCGAGCAAGGGGGTGTCTTTAAACACAAAGTGCTTTTCAGGCAGGGTCATCGCGGTTTCGCGGCCAGGCAGAGCTTGTTCTTTAGTAGGGAGCACGTTTTTGTTCACCAGAATTTCCGAGCGCAGAACCATGATCAGTCCTCTCAGTCAGGTTGGGTTGTAAATAAGCAGGCTGTCAGTGTGCCCAATACCTGCCCGATACGCACTACCTTGTGGGAGCGGGCTTGCTCGCGAAGGCGTTGAGTCAGTCAGTAACCACGGCTCTGACACACCGTCTTCGCGAGCAAGCCCGCTCCCACAGGTTTTGTGTCATCCACAGGTTCTGTGTCTGTCAGGCGATTGGGCCACGCGGGTAGCGTTTGAGCTTGTCGATCAGCTCATTGCCCGGGATCGGACGGTCGAACAAGTAGCCCTGGCCGACGTCGCAGCGGTGACGGCGCAGGAACGACAACTGCTCGGCGGTTTCGATGCCTTCAGCCACGACCTTGATTTTCAGGTTGTGCGCCATGGCGATCACCGCGGAGGTGATTTCCATGTCGTCCTGGTTGTCCGGGATTTCGTGGATGAAGCTTCGATCGATCTTGATGATGTCGATGGGGAATTTCTTCAAGTAACTGAGCGACGAGTAACCGGTGCCGAAATCGTCCATGGCCAGGGTCAGGCCCAGGCGCTTGAGCTGGTCGAGCTGCAAGTGGGTGTCTTCGGTGGCTTCCAGCAGCAGGCCTTCGGTCAGCTCCAGCTCCAGCAAATGAGCTGGCAGGGCTTCTTCCTTGAGGATGTTGGCAATGGAGGCCACCAGGTCCGGATCGGAGAACTGCTTGGGCGACAGGTTGATCGCCACTTGCAGGTTGCCCAGGCCGGCGGCGGTCAGCGCTTTGCTCATGCGGCAAGCCTGGCGGGCGATCCATTTGCCGATCGGAATGATCAGCCCGGTTTCTTCGGCGACGCTGATGAACTGATCCGGGCGGATCATGCCCTTTTCCGGGTGGTCCCAGCGCAGCAGGGCTTCCATCCCCAATAGGCGCCCGCTGCGCAGGCACAGTTTTGGCTGATAGAACACGTCGAGTTCGTTCTGGGTCAGGGCGCGGCGCAGGTTGTTCTCGACGAACAGCTTGTAGCTGGCCTCGGCATTCAGCGCTTCGGTGAACACTTGCACCTGATGTTTGCCATTGGCCTTGGCCTTGTGCAGCGCCAACCCGGCGTTGCGCATCAGGGTTTGCGGGTCGCGCCCGTGCAGCGGCGCGCAGGCCAGGCCCACAGAGCCGGTGACGCTGATCAACTGGTTGTCGACGAACATCGGTTTGTCGAGGGTCGCCAGCAATTGATTGGCCACTTGCTGGCCGACCGTGAGGTCGCTGTTGTCCAGCAATACGGCGAATTCGTTACTGGCGAATCGCGCCAGGCTGCCGCTCGGGATCAGGCTGTTGCGCAGGCGCCGGGCCAGGCTGATCAGCAGTTTGTCGCCGGTCTGGTGGCCGAGGCTGTCGTTGATCCGCTTGAAGTTGTCGATGTCCACCAGCAACAGGCTGATCGGCGCGTCGCTGTCCCGGGCGAAGCGTTCATCGAGGTTGCGGATGAACGCCGGGCGATTGCCAAGGTTGGTCAGGTTGTCGGTGTAGGCCAGGCGCTCGATGCGTTGCTGAGCGAGCTTGGTCTGGGTGATGTCTTCGTAGATGCCGATGTAGTGGGTCAGCTCGCGGTTGTCGCCGTAAACCTTGGAGATCGACAACTGGCCCCAATAGGGTTCGAGGTTTTTCCGGCGGCTCTTGAATTCGCCCTGCCAACTGTTGCTCTTGGCCAGTGCTGAAGGCGCGTCGAACAGCAGTTCGCTGAGGTTCTCCAGGGCCGGTAGTTCTGACAGGCGCTGGCCGTGCACTTCTTCGGTGGAATATTGGGTGATCGCAGTGAAGCTCGGGTTGACGTATTCGACAACGCCGTCGCAGTTGACCAGCAAAAAGGCGTTGGCACTTTGTTCGACTGCCCGCTGGAACAGGTGCAGGGCGCTGGTGGCGGTTCGCCGGTTGTGGTTGCTGATGACCTGGGCAAACTGGTCTGCCAGCTCTCCGGCGAAGGCGATTTCATCTGACTGCCAGGCGCGGGTCGCACCGGTCTGCTCCAGGCACAAGACACCGACCACCTGACCATCGACGCGGATACTGGCGTCGAGCATTGCGTTGACGTCACGCGGGCGCAGGCTTTCGGCCATCTCCCGGGTGCGCGGGTCACGCATGGCGTTATGGGCGTCGATGGCGCGGCCGGTGTGCAAGGCGTCGAGGTAATCGGGGAACACACTGACGTCGATTGGCTGCGGCAGCAGGTATTCCTGAGTCGTGCGGTGATAGGCCGAGATCGGCACCAGCATCGAGCCTTCGAGGTGCCACAGGCTGGCGCAGTCGATTTCGTAAATGTCGCAGGCGCTGCGGGTGATCAGCTCGGCGGCTTCGCGCAAGGAGTTGTTGCTGCTGTAGCGTTGACGGGTGAGCAGCAGGATCAGGTCCTGCTGGGCACGCACCCGGTCCAGATGCAGCAGTTGTTCCTGCTGGGCACGCTGATTGAGTTCCAGGGCGATTTGCAGGCGCGAGTTCTGGGTTTCCAGATCCAGGGCCGGTTGCAGCGGGTCATCCTCGAACAGGCCGTCGATGACCAGCAGGTAGCCGCGTAACAGGTGTCGATTGTGTTGTTTGTAGGCTTCGCCCAGCTCCAGCAGATTCAGGGAACCAGAGGCGGTGTGCAGGGTGTAGCGGATCAGGTAGTGCGTGCTTTCGCTCAGTTGCTGCTGGATCGCGTCGTGCAGTTCATAGCGCGCTTGCGGCTCCATCAGGCTGGCGTAGGGCGAGCCCACCAGCGCACACAGCTCCACGGCGGGCAGGCCGAACTGGCGTTCGCAATTGGGATCGAGAAACAGCAGCGCCCAGCTGGGTTCATTAAGCCGTTCGAAACGCAGCATGCCGAGCCGCGAGGGCACAGGCAACTGCGTCACTACCTCGGCCACCATACGGCTGGCGGCATCGGGTTGGCTTTTCATGGAGGGAAACTCGCTTCGAATATGCTGAACGCGCTGGGCTCTCGCCCTCTTGACTGTTGCCTGCGGCAAGGTTGCATCATTGCGACACCGACTGACAAGAGAGATGAAGGCCAAGTGCTATAAGAATATGTCGGCAGGCGTGAAGATTTCTGCAGTTCGCGGCAGAAAGTATTGTTATTGATCAGATCGCAGCCTTGGGGGGGGGCCGAAGGCTGTGATTTTTTGCCATCAGCGCAAATTGATGCCTGTCGATTGCAGCAACTTGCCATCCCGATCGTGGTAATTCACCTGAATGCGTTCTGCATCGATGACCAGGTGCGCGAAGTTATCCCGACTGATGACTTTGCCATTCAATTCCTGTCGATATTCACCTGCATCGTTGCGTGCCAATGGCCGGTCGAGGATAAAGCTGGATCGACTGGCATAGGGCATCAGTTTGATGTTGCACAATGGCGACGACACGATGGTGTGCACCTCAAAGTCCGGGTCTTCGCTGTGGGTCAGTCGACTGGTCAAGGAGCCGTGAACGTCACCGGAAACGAAAATGACATTCTTCAGCCGGTGCGAACGAATGGTCTCCAGCAACCGCAGCCGTTGCCCGGGAAAACCGGCCCAGGCGTCATACCCGTTTTGCCTGGCATCGGGGAAGAACATCACGCTGGTGACCACCAGTTTGACCCGCGCCGGGCTGCGGATCAGCCATTGGCACAGGGCATATTCCTGTTCGGTATCAAGCAGGCGGCGATCATCGGCGGATAGATTGCGCCGGGTGCGACTATCGGTGACAAACCATTCGATATCGCCATCGGTGAACTGATACCAATAGTGCTTCGGATGCCGGCGGATCCGCCCATCGTCAAGTAATTCAAATGCCGGGCTGTGGCTGGCTTGATATAACTCATAAGCAGTGATGGCGTTTTTATATAGAGCATCATCGCCTGATCTTTTCTTGGCCGGCCAGTTATCTTCAATTTCGTGATCGTCGAGGATCATGTAAGTCGATAGGTTGGCCATTAACCTGGAAATATGCGGCTGGGAGAAAGCTGCACGGTATTTTGCGAGAATTTGCTGATATTCGCGGTCAGGCGCGAAAAAATTCAAATCATCGACATAGATCTGATCGCCAGTCATCAACATCGCGCTGACCGGCGGGTCGGCTTGCTGTGCCAGTTGTGTAATCGAGGCAAATATCCGGTCGCCCAGGTGTGGCGCCGACGGGATGCCGGCGGTCATCCGCAAGTAACGGCATGAGCCAACGAAATAGGCTCGTGGCGTGCCGAGCGTGCCGGATCGGGTGCGCAAGCGATAGAGTTCTTGCGGCCATTGCAGCGGCAGTTCTTGCAGCGAATCCACGGAGTGCCCGGCACTGGTGGTGCTGAACCAGCCGGCCTGGTATTCGTATTCGGTATCGGCCGCCAGGTTATTGAGAGTAATGACATCGGACATGTCTTGCAGGTTTGTCAGCCTTGCAAAGGTAGTTTTAAGCCATTGTTCATGCCCGGACTGCCGATAACGGATGCCGGCAAATACGGGTGCATCTTTTTGCGCTTTGCCGCGCACAAAGATACGCGCGTGATCAGTTGTAGTGTGCCCAACTATTGGGCCGACAGAGAGTTTTAGCATGTTCGAATCCATTCGAATAATGAACTAATCAACCAGTGGCTTTAAACGTTGCCATCGTAGTTTTGGGCTTTAAGGCTAAGTGTTTGCTGGCGGGAAAATATCGGGCAAAAAGGGATGGGGGGTGTGGGGTAATCAAACCAGGCATGTAGGACATTGCCTGCGTTTCGTGCAGGCAAAAAAAGCCCCGCCAAATTGGCGGGGTTGAGGTACGAGCGTGGCGCTCGGAAACGTGGAACGCGATCGGCCCTCCGGTGAAGGAGGGCCGATCGGTGTTACAGGAGCATGGTGCGGATGTCGCCCAGCAGATCGCTCAGACGCTTGGTGAAGCGTGCAGCAGCGGCGCCGTTGATCACGCGGTGATCGTAGGACAGCGACAGCGGCAGCATCAGTTTCGGCTGGAAGGCTTTGCCGTCCCAGACTGGCTGGATGGTTGCCTTGGAGACACCGAGGATCGCCACTTCCGGCGCGTTGACGATCGGCGTGAAGCCGGTGCCGCCAATGTGGCCGAGGCTGGAAATGGTGAAGCAGGCACCTTGCATCTCGTCCGACGAGAGCTTCTTGGTCCGGGCTTTTTCAGCCAGGGAAGCAGCCTCGGCGGCCAGTTGCAGCAGGCTCTTCTGGTCGACGTTCTTGATGACCGGTACCAGCAGGCCATCCGGGGTGTCGACGGCGAAGCCGATGTTCACGTATTTCTTGCGGATGATCGCTTTGCCGCTTGGCGCCAGCGAGCTGTTGAAGTCCGGCAGTTCCTTGAGCAGGTGCGCGCAGGTCTTGAGCAGCAACGGCAGGATGGTCAGCTTGACGCCGGCCTTCTCTGCAACGGCTTTCTGGGCAACACGGAACGCTTCGAGCTCAGTGATATCCGCCGAGTCGAATTGCGTCACGTGCGGCACGTTCAGCCAGCTGCGGTGCAGGTTGGCGGCGCCGACCTGCATCAGGCGGGTCATCGGCACTTCTTCGATTTCACCGAAGCGGCTGAAGTCCACGACCGGAATTGGCGGGATGCCCGCGCCACCGGTTGCGCCAGCAGCAGCGGCCGGTGCTTCCTTGGCCTTCTGCATCATGGCCTTGACGTAAACCTGCACGTCTTCTTTCAGGATGCGACCGTGCGGACCGCTGGCACCCACTGCGTTCAGCTCGACGCCGAATTCACGGGCCAGTTGACGCACGGCAGGGCCGGCGTGAACTTTCGCGCCAGGCTTGGCTGGAGCAGCAACCGGGGCAGCAACAGGTGCGGCGGCGGCAGGAGCAGCAGCTGGAGCCGGAGCGCTCGGAGCAGCAGCGGCAGGTGCCGGTGCGGCGGCCGGTGCAGCGCCTTTGACTTTCAGCTTGAGGATCAGGTCGCCGGTACCGACTTCGTCATCGAGCTTGATGGAAACGCTTTCCACCACGCCAGCGGCTGGCGACGGGATTTCCATGCTCGCCTTGTCGGATTCCAGGGTGATCAGCGACTGGTCGGCCACAACGGTGTCGCCGGCCTTGACCAGGACTTCGATGATCTTGGCCTTGCCCGCCGAACCGATGTCCGGAACGTGGATGTCCTGAACGCTGTCGGCAACCGGTGCAGCCGGAGCTGCTACAGGAGCAGGCGCAGCGGCGGCAGTTGGAGCGGCAGCCTGGGCCGGAGCAACGGCCGGTGCAGCAGCACCTGCCACTTCCAGATCCAGGATCAGGTCGCCGGTGCCGACTTCGTCATTGAGCTTGACGCTGATGGCCTTGACCACGCCAGCGGCAGGCGACGGGATTTCCATGCTCGCCTTGTCCGACTCCAGGGTGATCAGCGACTGATCAGCCGCGACGGTGTCGCCGACCTTGACCTGGATCTCGATGATCTGGGCCTTGCCCGACGAACCGATGTCCGGCACGTGCACTTGCTGAACGCTGGCAGCAGCCGGCGCAGCAGCAGGAGCTGCAGCCGGTTTGGCTTCAGCCTTGGCCGCCGGTGCAGCTGCCGCAGGGGCCGCAACAGCGGCACCTTCGACTTCCAGCTCCAGCAGTTCGTCGCCTTCTTTCAGGCGATCGCCCAGCTTCACTTTCAGGCTCTTGATGATACCGGCCTTCGGCGCAGGCACTTCCATGCTCGCCTTGTCCGACTCAAGTGTCAGGATGCTCTGGTCGGCTTCGATACGGTCGCCGACCTTCACAAACAGTTCAATTACTTCACCTTCACCGCTGCCGATGTCAGGTACGCGAATGAGTTCGCTCACAGAATCTCTCCTCAGCAGTCCAGTGGGTTGCGTTTTTCCGGGTTGATACCGAACTTGGCAATGGCCTCGGCCACAACCTTAGGTTCGATGTCGCCACGGTCAGCCAGTGCTTCCAGGGCTGCCAACACCACGAAATGACGGTCGACTTCGAAGAAATGACGCAGTTTCTTGCGGCTGTCGCTGCGGCCGAAACCGTCGGTGCCCAGGACTTTGAATTCCTTGGACGGTACCCACTGACGGATCTGCTCGGCGAACAGTTTCATGTAGTCGGTAGACGCGATGACCGGACCTTTACGGCCGTTCAGGCACTCTTCGACGTAGCTCAGCTTAGGCTTCTGGCCAGGGTGCAGACGGTTGGTGCGCTCAACGGCCAGGCCGTCGCGACGCAGTTCGTTGAAGCTGGTAACGCTCCACACGTCGGCGCCGACGTTGAACTCTTCGCGCAGGATCTTCGCCGCTTCACGGACTTCACGCAGGATGGTGCCGGAGCCCATCAGCTGAACGTGGTGCGCCGCTTCGCGGTTGTCTTCTTCGAGCAGGTACATGCCTTTCTTGATGCCTTCTTCGGCACCGGCCGGCATGGCTGGCTGCTGGTACGACTCGTTCATCACGGTGATGTAGTAGAAGACGTCCTGTTGCTCTTCGGTCATCTTCTTCATGCCGTCCTGAATGATCACCGCCAGCTCGTAGCCGTAGGTTGGATCGTAGGTGCGGCAGTTCGGGATGGTCGAGGCCAGCAGGTGGCTGTGACCGTCTTCGTGTTGCAGGCCTTCACCGTTCAGGGTGGTACGGCCGGCGGTGCCACCGATCAGGAAGCCACGGGTGCGGCTGTCGCCGGCGGCCCATGCCAAGTCGCCGATACGCTGGAAGCCGAACATCGAGTAGAAGATGTAGAACGGCAGCATCGGCTGGTTGTGGCTGGAGTACGAAGTACCGGCAGCGATGAAGGAGCTCATGGCGCCCGCTTCGTTGATGCCTTCCTCGAGGATCTGGCCCTTCTGGTCTTCCTTGTAGAACATCACCTGGTCTTTATCGACTGGCTCGTAGAGCTGGCCGACGGAGGAGTAGATGCCCAGCTGACGGAACATGCCTTCCATACCGAAGGTACGGGCTTCGTCCGGGATGATCGGCACGATGCGCGGGCCGATTTCCTTGTCCTTGACCAGTTGCGCGAGGATCCGCACGAAGGCCATGGTGGTGGAGATTTCGCGGTCGCCCGAGCCGTCCAGGATCGCCTTGAGGGTGTCCAGTGGCGGAGTCGGGATGTTGAAGCTCTTGGCGCGACGCTGAGGTACGAAGCCGCCCAGTGCGGTACGGCGCTCGCTCAGGTAACGGGCTTCGGCGCTGCCTTCTTCCGGTTTGAAGAATGGCAGGTTTTCCAGTTCATCGTCCTTGACCGGGATGTCGAAGCGGTCGCGGAACAACTTCAGGCTTTCGACATCGACCTTCTTGGTGTTGTGCGCGGTGTTTTTCGCTTCGCCGG includes:
- the putP gene encoding sodium/proline symporter PutP is translated as MSVSNPTLITFVIYIAAMVLIGLMAYRSTNNLSDYILGGRSLGSVVTALSAGASDMSGWLLMGLPGAIYMSGLSESWIAIGLIVGAYLNWLFVAGRLRVQTEHNGDALTLPDYFASRFEDKSGLLRIISAVVILVFFTIYCASGIVAGARLFESTFGMSYETALWAGAAATIAYTFIGGFLAVSWTDTVQATLMIFALILTPVIVLLATGGVDTTFLAIEAQDPSNFDMLKGTTFIGIISLMGWGLGYFGQPHILARFMAADSVKSIAKARRISMTWMILCLGGTVAVGFFGIAYFSAHPDMAGAVSENHERVFIELAKILFNPWIAGILLSAILAAVMSTLSCQLLVCSSALTEDFYKTFLRKSASQVELVWVGRAMVLLVALVAIALASNPENRVLGLVSYAWAGFGAAFGPVVLISVIWKDMTRNGALAGILVGAITVIVWKHFELLGLYEIIPGFIFASLAIYFVSKMGTPTAGMFQRFAAAENDYRLNK
- the rlmJ gene encoding 23S rRNA (adenine(2030)-N(6))-methyltransferase RlmJ produces the protein MNYRHAFHAGNHADVFKHLTLTRLIALMSRKEQPFAYLDTHAGIGLYDLQGDQANRTGEYLEGIARLWDQPDLPILTADYMQVLHEMNPDGQLRYYPGSPELARRLTRPQDRVLLNEKHPEDGVLLKDNMAGDRRVKVHLGEGWHVPRALLPVPEKRAVMLIDPPFEKLDEMQRCAASLKEAIGRMRQTVAAIWYPVKDQRALRRFYQDLAGTGAPKLLRVELLVHPLDTPNSLNGSGLAIANPPWGLEEELRELLPWLSEKLGQTQGGWRMDWLIAES
- the msrA gene encoding peptide-methionine (S)-S-oxide reductase MsrA → MVLRSEILVNKNVLPTKEQALPGRETAMTLPEKHFVFKDTPLLGPFFEDVDFAIFGLGCFWGAERRFWQREGVVSTVVGYAGGFTPNPTYEEVCSGLTGHTEVVLVVYDKAKVSYEELLVMFWELHNPTQGMRQGNDIGTQYRSVIYATSQEQLDAALKSKETYQAELSKAGLGEISTEIDQAPTVYFAETYHQQYLAKNPEGYCGIGGTGVCMPPSLAGN
- a CDS encoding EAL domain-containing protein; translated protein: MKSQPDAASRMVAEVVTQLPVPSRLGMLRFERLNEPSWALLFLDPNCERQFGLPAVELCALVGSPYASLMEPQARYELHDAIQQQLSESTHYLIRYTLHTASGSLNLLELGEAYKQHNRHLLRGYLLVIDGLFEDDPLQPALDLETQNSRLQIALELNQRAQQEQLLHLDRVRAQQDLILLLTRQRYSSNNSLREAAELITRSACDIYEIDCASLWHLEGSMLVPISAYHRTTQEYLLPQPIDVSVFPDYLDALHTGRAIDAHNAMRDPRTREMAESLRPRDVNAMLDASIRVDGQVVGVLCLEQTGATRAWQSDEIAFAGELADQFAQVISNHNRRTATSALHLFQRAVEQSANAFLLVNCDGVVEYVNPSFTAITQYSTEEVHGQRLSELPALENLSELLFDAPSALAKSNSWQGEFKSRRKNLEPYWGQLSISKVYGDNRELTHYIGIYEDITQTKLAQQRIERLAYTDNLTNLGNRPAFIRNLDERFARDSDAPISLLLVDIDNFKRINDSLGHQTGDKLLISLARRLRNSLIPSGSLARFASNEFAVLLDNSDLTVGQQVANQLLATLDKPMFVDNQLISVTGSVGLACAPLHGRDPQTLMRNAGLALHKAKANGKHQVQVFTEALNAEASYKLFVENNLRRALTQNELDVFYQPKLCLRSGRLLGMEALLRWDHPEKGMIRPDQFISVAEETGLIIPIGKWIARQACRMSKALTAAGLGNLQVAINLSPKQFSDPDLVASIANILKEEALPAHLLELELTEGLLLEATEDTHLQLDQLKRLGLTLAMDDFGTGYSSLSYLKKFPIDIIKIDRSFIHEIPDNQDDMEITSAVIAMAHNLKIKVVAEGIETAEQLSFLRRHRCDVGQGYLFDRPIPGNELIDKLKRYPRGPIA
- a CDS encoding alkaline phosphatase D family protein gives rise to the protein MLKLSVGPIVGHTTTDHARIFVRGKAQKDAPVFAGIRYRQSGHEQWLKTTFARLTNLQDMSDVITLNNLAADTEYEYQAGWFSTTSAGHSVDSLQELPLQWPQELYRLRTRSGTLGTPRAYFVGSCRYLRMTAGIPSAPHLGDRIFASITQLAQQADPPVSAMLMTGDQIYVDDLNFFAPDREYQQILAKYRAAFSQPHISRLMANLSTYMILDDHEIEDNWPAKKRSGDDALYKNAITAYELYQASHSPAFELLDDGRIRRHPKHYWYQFTDGDIEWFVTDSRTRRNLSADDRRLLDTEQEYALCQWLIRSPARVKLVVTSVMFFPDARQNGYDAWAGFPGQRLRLLETIRSHRLKNVIFVSGDVHGSLTSRLTHSEDPDFEVHTIVSSPLCNIKLMPYASRSSFILDRPLARNDAGEYRQELNGKVISRDNFAHLVIDAERIQVNYHDRDGKLLQSTGINLR
- the aceF gene encoding dihydrolipoyllysine-residue acetyltransferase; translated protein: MSELIRVPDIGSGEGEVIELFVKVGDRIEADQSILTLESDKASMEVPAPKAGIIKSLKVKLGDRLKEGDELLELEVEGAAVAAPAAAAPAAKAEAKPAAAPAAAPAAASVQQVHVPDIGSSGKAQIIEIQVKVGDTVAADQSLITLESDKASMEIPSPAAGVVKAISVKLNDEVGTGDLILDLEVAGAAAPAVAPAQAAAPTAAAAPAPVAAPAAPVADSVQDIHVPDIGSAGKAKIIEVLVKAGDTVVADQSLITLESDKASMEIPSPAAGVVESVSIKLDDEVGTGDLILKLKVKGAAPAAAPAPAAAAPSAPAPAAAPAAAAPVAAPVAAPAKPGAKVHAGPAVRQLAREFGVELNAVGASGPHGRILKEDVQVYVKAMMQKAKEAPAAAAGATGGAGIPPIPVVDFSRFGEIEEVPMTRLMQVGAANLHRSWLNVPHVTQFDSADITELEAFRVAQKAVAEKAGVKLTILPLLLKTCAHLLKELPDFNSSLAPSGKAIIRKKYVNIGFAVDTPDGLLVPVIKNVDQKSLLQLAAEAASLAEKARTKKLSSDEMQGACFTISSLGHIGGTGFTPIVNAPEVAILGVSKATIQPVWDGKAFQPKLMLPLSLSYDHRVINGAAAARFTKRLSDLLGDIRTMLL